The nucleotide sequence AGTTTATAAATGCCAAGCATCATATTTTAATATTAAAAAGATATAATGTTAATTCGTTTTTCAACTATAGTGGCTAAATTGAGAATTATGAAGATAAATGTAGGAAAATCAATTTGATTTTCCTACATTTGTTTTTTGAAAAGGTAAATATAAATATTAACACTATTTTGAGTTTAAAATTAGTAAAAATAGATGATAACATATAATTATTACAAATTAAAAGTATAAAACATAGAAATATTAACTGTATTTCTACTTGATACGGCAAATATGATAAAAAAATAAATAAATTCATGTGGTATTGTGGAAGGCTAGTAAAAAATAATGTTTACATATATATTGACACCAATGGGTAAATAATGTATTATAATTTTTGTAGGATATTTTATACAAAACAGTAATAAAAGATAAAAAAGTTACGATTTTTGTATAAGATGTAACTATAAGCGATTGTAAAAATTAAAGGGGGAAAAAATAATGTTAAGGAGAAAATTACTGTCTATGATAGTTGCTGCTTCTCTTGTAGTTGGAGTAGGATTCTCTAATATTTGTTATGCAAAACCACCAGCTCCAGATCCAAACAGCAATGTAGGTACACATGATCTTATTAGAAATAGTACTTTTACTGATGGAGTTGGATTGCCATGGACTGAGGTTGAAACAGCACCTGCTCATGGAGATTTTGACATTTCAGGAGGTACTTATAATATAACTGTTACAAAACCAGGAAGTAATATCTGGGATGTACAGTTTAGACATAGAAATTTACAGCTTAAAGCAGGACATAAATATCATGTAGAATTTACAGTAACAGCAGATAAGGATTGTGATATTTATCCTCAAATAGCTATGTCTAAAGATCCATATACTCAATATTGGCACTATGGAAACTGGGAAAATGTACACTTAACAGCAGGACAAGCTAAAACTGTAACTGATGATTTCACTATGACAACAAATGATGATTCTGCTGAATTTGCATTCCATATTTCCAATACAAACGATAATTCAAAGCTTCCAATAACATATAAATTCGATAATATACATTTAACAGATCCACAATATACACAACCAGCAATACCAGATGATAATATTTACGATGCGGTAAGGGTAAACCAAGTCGGATATTATCCTAATCTTGAGAAGATTGCAACAGTAACTTCTGATTCTTCAACTCCAATACCATGGAAACTTCAAGACAGCACAGGAGCAGTTGTTGCATCAGGACAAACAAAAGTATTTGGACAAGATCAGGCATCAGGAGATAATGTTCATATTATCGATTTCACTTCCTACAATAAATCCGGTAAGGACTATAAATTAGTAGTTAGTGGTGATACTGATGAAAATCCAGCATACAGTGTTCCTTTTAATATTGGAAGTGACTTATATTCACAACTTAAACAAGATTCTATAAAATACTTCTATCACAACAGAAGTGGTATAGAAATAAAAATGCCTTATTGTGGTGATTCATCATTGGCACGTCCAGCAGGACATCCAAGTGATATAATGGGATTGGCACCTAATAACTGGTATAGCAGCTTAGCTAATTACAAGTTGGATGTAACAGGTGGATGGTATGATGCAGGAGATCATGGTAAATACGTTGTAAACGGTGGTATATCAGTATGGACTATGATGAATCAATATGAGCGTGCATTATACAACGGAGGAGATGTTACAAAGGCTCCTTTCGCAGATAATACTATGAATATTCCTGAAAGTGGTAACGGAACACCAGACATACTTGATGAAGCACGTTATGAACTTGAAATGCTTCTTAAGATGCAAGTTCCAGCAGGCAACACATATGCTGGTATGGCACATCATAAAGGACATGATGAAACTTGGACAGGTCTTGGAGTTCGTCCAGATCAAGACACAAAAACACGTTATTTACAACCACCAAGCACTGCAGCAACTTTAAATCTTGCAGCAGTAGCAGCACAGGGTTCACGTTTATGGAAGGATAAAGATGCAGATTTCTCAACTAAATGCTTAACATCAGCAGAAACTGCTTGGAAGGCAGCTCTTGCACATCCTGACATTTATGCAGATGCTGGAGATGTAGGTGGAGGAGCTTATAGTGATAATCATGTAACTGATGAATTCTATTGGGCAGCCGCTGAACTTTATGCAACAACAGGAAAACAGGAATACTTAGACTATATACAAAAGTCCCCATACTATTTACAAATGCCTACTGAGTTAACAGGAGGAGAATCTACTGGAAACGCAGGACCATTTGATTGGGGTAATGTACAAGGTCTAGGAACAATAACTTTAGCAACTGTACCAAACAATCTATCAAAAACAGATGTAGATACAGCTAAAAGCAATATAGAGAAAGCTGCAGATGCATTTATTGATCATCAATCTAAAGAAGGATATGGTACATCACTTGCAGAGTCACAAGTTGATACAACTTACCATGGAGTAAAGGGTCCAATAGTTAATGGATATCCTTGGGGTTCAAACTCATTTGTTGCTAATGAAGCAATTGTAATGGGATACGCTTATGACTTTAGTAAAAATGCTAAATACATGAATGGTATGGAAGAAGATATGGATTATTTACTTGGACGTAACCCTAATGTTAAGAGTTATGTTACGGGATATGGAGCAGGAGCAGTTAAAAATCCACATCATCGTTTCTGGGCACATCAAGCTGATCCAAACTTCCCTAATGCACCAGCAGGATGCTTTGTAGGAGGACCAAACAGTGCTCTTCAAGATCCATGGGTTAAGGGTTCAGGATGGCATGTTGGTGATAAAGCACCAGAAAAATGCTACATGGATAATATAGAATCATGGTCAACAAATGAAATCACAATTAACTGGAATGCCCCTATGGCATGGATTTCATCATACTTAGATGACAATGCACCAAAGGTTAACAATGTAAAATATGGTGATATTAATGATGATGGAGTTGTAAATGGACGTGATATCATGGTATTAACACAATATATTGCAGGTAAACCTGTAACTATAGACACAGCAGCTGCTGATGTAAATGGTGATGGAACTGTAAATGGAAGAGATCTTATGATTTTAAGACAATATGTATCAGGAAAGGTAACTTCTTTTCCAGTAGAAAGTAATAAATAATGCTTATTTTAGAATAAATTATTTGATTTCTGCTTCAGAGCTGTAAAAGCTTTGAAGCAGTTTTTTTATAGCTATATATAATTGTAGGCGGCTTTAGGCCGCCTACAATTATATAGCTATGTGAATGTGTTTTTGAACAGTTATCAATATATTTATTCCATAACAGAAAAAAAGCATTACAAAGATTAAAACAAAACTTATTACATCATATTTTAAAGGAATATTGTTTTTGGATGCAAGATGATTGCAAAATAAAATTTCTCCGCCTAATAATATAAGTACAAAAGGCCATAGGTGTACAACAATATAATAAAATGGGAAGTTGAAAAAATTAACACAAAAATAAAGTATTCCGAAAATAATCAGTAAAAAACCAAAGGTCAAGGTTCCTACTCTTCTTTGATGCATTCTTTATCACCTATCTTTGCTTTTTTACTTTTTATTATTATGAATATGCCAACAATTATAAATAAAATAGAAATTAATACACTTTTTGAATATCTTAATATTTGGTAATCAATATAAGTGTCTAGTAAAGGTATAATTACATTATCCATAAGAGATAAAAATCCAAGTAAAACAAATATATATGCTACATACTTTGCTGAATTATTACTCTTTAAAGCTTTATTAAGATTTGTTGATTTAAATATAGGCAAATCTGTATCTTCTAGAGTCTCATTTCTAGATGCCTTATTTCTAACGTCGAATATACTGTAAAACCATATTATTGGAATTAGTATAGAAAAAACTCCAAGATGGAAGGTAGTTGAGACTGAAAT is from Clostridium acetobutylicum ATCC 824 and encodes:
- a CDS encoding glycoside hydrolase family 9 protein, with the protein product MLRRKLLSMIVAASLVVGVGFSNICYAKPPAPDPNSNVGTHDLIRNSTFTDGVGLPWTEVETAPAHGDFDISGGTYNITVTKPGSNIWDVQFRHRNLQLKAGHKYHVEFTVTADKDCDIYPQIAMSKDPYTQYWHYGNWENVHLTAGQAKTVTDDFTMTTNDDSAEFAFHISNTNDNSKLPITYKFDNIHLTDPQYTQPAIPDDNIYDAVRVNQVGYYPNLEKIATVTSDSSTPIPWKLQDSTGAVVASGQTKVFGQDQASGDNVHIIDFTSYNKSGKDYKLVVSGDTDENPAYSVPFNIGSDLYSQLKQDSIKYFYHNRSGIEIKMPYCGDSSLARPAGHPSDIMGLAPNNWYSSLANYKLDVTGGWYDAGDHGKYVVNGGISVWTMMNQYERALYNGGDVTKAPFADNTMNIPESGNGTPDILDEARYELEMLLKMQVPAGNTYAGMAHHKGHDETWTGLGVRPDQDTKTRYLQPPSTAATLNLAAVAAQGSRLWKDKDADFSTKCLTSAETAWKAALAHPDIYADAGDVGGGAYSDNHVTDEFYWAAAELYATTGKQEYLDYIQKSPYYLQMPTELTGGESTGNAGPFDWGNVQGLGTITLATVPNNLSKTDVDTAKSNIEKAADAFIDHQSKEGYGTSLAESQVDTTYHGVKGPIVNGYPWGSNSFVANEAIVMGYAYDFSKNAKYMNGMEEDMDYLLGRNPNVKSYVTGYGAGAVKNPHHRFWAHQADPNFPNAPAGCFVGGPNSALQDPWVKGSGWHVGDKAPEKCYMDNIESWSTNEITINWNAPMAWISSYLDDNAPKVNNVKYGDINDDGVVNGRDIMVLTQYIAGKPVTIDTAAADVNGDGTVNGRDLMILRQYVSGKVTSFPVESNK